A genomic segment from Lujinxingia sediminis encodes:
- the ilvA gene encoding threonine ammonia-lyase, producing MVSFAEVEAARARVRSYIPSSPCSHSEAFSAQFGCKLYLKLENLLRTGSFKERGACNKLLQLSEVEKKRGIIAASAGNHAQAVALYATMFGIDSKIVMPEGTPLVKISRTRGFGGRVVLHGTNFDAAFAHAMELAEAEGRIFIHPFDDPAIIAGQGTVGLELLEQNPYIDTVVVPIGGGGLASGIAIAIKETNPKVRVIGVEAEVLASMKTSMAHGEVVELPPATTICDGIAVRRVGDLAFATLSHYLDDVVTVSEEEVASAILVLLEQEKMVVEGAAAATIAALTAGKIANVEGRRVCAIISGGNIDVNVIARIIERGLAASGRIYRLDLQLADTPGALAQVLGKIAQLRANVLEIHHNRTFADGAPLGMTNVELKLETRGVEHIEELRAEMKATGYRILDHL from the coding sequence CTGGTGAGTTTTGCGGAGGTGGAAGCGGCGCGCGCACGTGTACGCAGCTATATTCCCAGTTCGCCGTGCTCGCATAGTGAGGCCTTCAGTGCGCAGTTTGGTTGTAAGCTCTACCTGAAGCTCGAGAATTTGCTGCGAACCGGCAGTTTTAAGGAGCGGGGTGCCTGCAACAAGTTATTGCAGCTGAGCGAGGTGGAGAAGAAGCGGGGGATCATTGCTGCGTCTGCGGGAAATCATGCTCAGGCAGTGGCGCTTTATGCGACGATGTTTGGCATTGATTCGAAGATCGTAATGCCGGAGGGCACCCCGTTGGTGAAGATCTCCCGTACTCGGGGATTCGGGGGGCGAGTCGTTCTTCATGGTACGAACTTCGACGCAGCGTTTGCGCATGCGATGGAGCTGGCCGAGGCGGAGGGGCGTATTTTCATTCATCCTTTCGATGATCCGGCGATCATTGCGGGCCAGGGGACCGTGGGCCTGGAGTTGTTGGAGCAGAATCCCTACATCGATACGGTGGTAGTACCGATCGGTGGGGGAGGGCTCGCCTCAGGGATCGCGATCGCGATTAAGGAGACCAATCCAAAGGTTCGGGTCATTGGCGTTGAGGCCGAGGTGCTCGCGAGTATGAAGACGTCGATGGCGCACGGGGAAGTTGTGGAGCTTCCGCCGGCGACGACGATCTGTGATGGGATTGCGGTGCGACGTGTGGGGGATCTGGCGTTTGCGACGCTCTCGCATTACCTCGACGACGTGGTGACGGTGAGCGAGGAGGAGGTGGCGAGCGCGATTCTCGTGCTGTTGGAGCAGGAGAAGATGGTGGTGGAGGGGGCAGCTGCGGCGACGATCGCTGCGCTGACCGCTGGCAAGATAGCCAACGTGGAGGGGCGTCGCGTGTGTGCGATTATCAGCGGGGGGAACATCGATGTGAACGTGATCGCGCGTATCATTGAGAGGGGGCTTGCTGCATCGGGGAGAATATATCGGCTCGACTTGCAGTTGGCTGATACGCCGGGGGCGCTTGCGCAGGTTCTCGGCAAGATTGCGCAGCTTCGTGCGAATGTGCTGGAGATTCATCATAATCGAACCTTCGCCGACGGGGCACCTTTAGGTATGACCAATGTAGAGCTAAAGTTGGAGACGCGTGGCGTCGAGCATATCGAGGAGCTGCGTGCCGAGATGAAGGCAACCGGGTACCGGATCCTGGACCATTTGTAA